Proteins from a single region of Candidatus Binatia bacterium:
- a CDS encoding glycosyltransferase family 1 protein, protein MRVALDAQLTVGTATGIGEYVRGLADALRRRGVDVAELREPRLDPWRFDRRVLWDQILLPKRARASGAALLHCASGTMPRGAELPIVVTVHDVAWLADQMHARAYARYYFGKLAPRRYRGARCIVVDSNFSRDALLNLVAGLDPRRVHVVYPGVAADFCGLGRGAGDGRTILAVGTIERRKNLDVLVRALTRLPEARVVAVGPHTPYAAECAALAQQVGVTDRIEMPGYVARGALLALYRECAVVAVPSRYEGFGYAAAQALCAGAPCIVSDRSSLPEIAAGDAPVVAADDVDAWVAALEPALRGDDDGRARGVRAQAIARFSWDASGASMQALYEEALM, encoded by the coding sequence GTGAGGGTTGCGCTCGACGCGCAACTCACCGTTGGGACGGCTACCGGAATCGGGGAATACGTGCGCGGCCTTGCCGACGCACTCCGGCGCAGAGGCGTGGACGTTGCCGAGCTGCGCGAGCCGCGCCTCGACCCGTGGCGCTTCGACCGGCGCGTGCTCTGGGATCAAATCCTCTTGCCGAAGCGAGCGCGCGCGAGCGGCGCGGCGCTGCTGCATTGCGCGTCGGGAACGATGCCACGAGGCGCCGAGCTCCCGATCGTCGTCACGGTGCACGACGTCGCGTGGCTGGCGGATCAGATGCACGCGCGCGCATACGCGCGCTACTACTTCGGAAAGCTCGCTCCGCGACGCTATCGGGGGGCGCGTTGCATCGTCGTAGATTCGAACTTTTCACGTGACGCGCTGCTGAATCTCGTGGCCGGCCTCGATCCTCGGCGCGTGCACGTCGTCTATCCAGGCGTCGCTGCGGACTTCTGTGGGCTCGGGCGCGGCGCGGGAGACGGACGCACGATTCTAGCGGTGGGCACGATCGAGCGCCGCAAGAACCTCGACGTGCTCGTGCGGGCGCTCACGCGGCTGCCCGAGGCGCGCGTTGTGGCGGTAGGGCCTCACACGCCGTACGCGGCGGAATGCGCGGCGCTCGCGCAACAGGTGGGTGTGACCGATCGCATCGAGATGCCGGGCTACGTCGCGCGCGGCGCGCTCCTCGCGTTGTATCGCGAATGCGCAGTCGTCGCGGTACCGTCACGCTATGAGGGCTTCGGCTACGCCGCCGCGCAGGCGCTGTGCGCGGGCGCGCCGTGCATCGTATCCGACCGCAGCTCGCTCCCGGAGATCGCGGCGGGCGATGCGCCCGTTGTCGCAGCCGACGACGTGGATGCATGGGTCGCGGCGCTCGAACCGGCGTTACGCGGCGACGACGATGGGCGCGCGCGGGGCGTGCGAGCGCAGGCGATAGCGCGGTTTTCCTGGGACGCAAGCGGGGCGAGCATGCAAGCGCTGTACGAAGAAGCGCTTATGTAA
- a CDS encoding pilus assembly protein N-terminal domain-containing protein — translation MPSAAHFRAALSIAACAALLAADPLPSPSPSTSASPVPSISPTAAPSLAPPAPGGSPTPTPPPLSIAPASATVGVGSAVNLTVGSAISPIAAVVRDPSIASVEVDQASQRVVIVGKAPGVTTIHVSDARNISSDVPVRVAFYAGSIAGRVTLQLTGDPASAQYVREEAAQAVRDAAQRRPDAQVIVSSDDVPFRGNLEQDDIAAFDVPVLIQGNNDIEVDGSTHVDVQNVAVPRISPNSLMVSDYPERLTENGTLFTADLQVEQPSRFLYFHYNPRGQPDRRIVLRAENLSREPSIVQFISGRGGPSSNEMDVGHQATRRFLVNVVQNQGRLLTIGGNTSINIVSQDLPAGDIVCNLLQLRVLSGGSVHLSLFAQDASGSPDALVASTELLEYGHIHARGIYPIAEFHFATQWRVDEDYLELPIGQLPLPNHMQGQALSGDYGVLQSFVVNIENPLSTPQSVAIYENPRGGRSTGTYLIDGVLVQSHQVPPYSRYKVRQYVVPAHGFVRVAIVTMPEAGSSLPLKLIFAPDDGSVAPGAPGSPIY, via the coding sequence TTGCCTAGCGCGGCGCATTTTCGCGCCGCGCTCTCCATAGCGGCCTGTGCGGCTCTGCTCGCCGCCGACCCGCTTCCCAGCCCCTCGCCGTCAACGTCCGCCTCACCCGTCCCGTCCATTTCACCCACGGCGGCGCCGTCGTTGGCCCCGCCGGCCCCGGGCGGTTCGCCGACGCCCACGCCACCGCCGCTCTCCATCGCCCCGGCCAGCGCGACGGTGGGGGTCGGCAGCGCCGTGAACCTGACGGTCGGCTCAGCAATCAGCCCGATCGCGGCGGTCGTGCGCGACCCGTCCATCGCCTCGGTGGAGGTCGATCAGGCCTCGCAGCGGGTGGTGATCGTGGGCAAGGCCCCGGGCGTGACCACCATCCACGTCAGCGACGCGCGCAACATCAGCAGCGACGTGCCGGTGCGCGTCGCGTTTTATGCCGGATCGATCGCCGGGCGCGTCACGCTGCAGCTGACCGGCGACCCGGCCTCCGCGCAGTACGTCCGCGAAGAGGCGGCCCAGGCCGTTCGCGACGCCGCGCAGCGCCGTCCCGACGCGCAGGTCATCGTTTCTTCGGATGACGTGCCGTTCCGCGGAAATCTCGAACAGGACGACATCGCGGCGTTCGACGTTCCCGTGCTGATCCAGGGCAACAACGACATCGAGGTCGACGGCTCGACGCATGTCGACGTGCAAAACGTCGCGGTGCCGCGCATCTCGCCCAACTCGCTCATGGTCAGCGACTATCCAGAACGGCTGACGGAGAACGGAACACTCTTCACGGCCGACCTGCAAGTGGAACAGCCGTCGCGCTTCCTCTACTTTCATTACAATCCGCGCGGGCAGCCTGATCGTCGGATCGTGCTGCGCGCGGAGAACCTCTCGCGCGAGCCCTCGATCGTGCAGTTCATCAGCGGCCGGGGTGGGCCGTCTTCGAACGAGATGGACGTCGGCCACCAGGCGACGCGACGCTTTCTCGTCAACGTCGTGCAGAATCAGGGCCGACTGTTGACCATCGGCGGCAACACGTCGATCAACATCGTCTCGCAGGATCTTCCGGCAGGCGACATCGTCTGCAACCTGCTACAGCTGCGTGTCCTCTCGGGCGGCAGCGTGCACCTGTCGCTGTTCGCGCAGGACGCGAGCGGGAGTCCGGACGCCCTCGTCGCGAGTACCGAGTTGCTTGAATACGGCCACATCCACGCGCGCGGCATCTATCCGATCGCCGAGTTTCACTTCGCGACGCAGTGGCGGGTCGACGAGGACTATCTCGAGCTGCCGATCGGGCAGCTGCCGTTGCCGAACCACATGCAAGGGCAGGCGCTCTCGGGCGACTACGGCGTGCTCCAATCGTTTGTCGTGAACATCGAGAACCCGCTCTCGACGCCGCAGTCGGTGGCGATCTACGAGAATCCGCGCGGCGGCCGTTCCACGGGAACGTACCTGATCGACGGCGTGCTCGTGCAGTCGCATCAGGTTCCACCGTACTCACGTTACAAGGTGCGCCAGTACGTCGTGCCGGCGCACGGCTTCGTGCGCGTCGCAATCGTCACGATGCCCGAAGCCGGCTCGAGCCTTCCGCTGAAGCTGATCTTCGCGCCCGACGACGGGAGCGTCGCGCCCGGCGCGCCCGGCTCACCGATTTACTAG